Below is a window of Rattus rattus isolate New Zealand chromosome X, Rrattus_CSIRO_v1, whole genome shotgun sequence DNA.
gcttgtttgtggcctattggtttttgtttggtgtcATTGTCTTTACCTGATTTGCACAATTTGGATAATGTCATTTCAAAAAGAGCGAAATTGATTGTGTTTCTTCCCTCTTTTATTTCATAGAAcagtttaatattaatattagatTTTCCTTTAAAGTTTGCCAGGCTTGGTtgtgctttaatcccagtatttgggaggcagaagcagatggatctctgtgagtttgaggacagtcagggctgttagACAGAGATATCTTGTCTCgggaatggatagatggatggatggatggatggatggatggatagatggatggatggatggatggatggatggatggatggatggatgggtaggtgagtgggtggatagatgaagTTTGATAGAACTCAGTGTTGAGTTCACCTGGTTCTGGGCTTTTCTCTGTGGACTTTTAGTTACTGTGCTAGTCTCATTGTTCTCTATGGATCATGCGCATTTATAAATGaaccatttcatttagattttataGTGTATTAGAATATAAGTCTTAGTAGCAACATGGCtcgggagttaagagcacttactgtacTTGCAGTAGACCCAGGATCAGTTGCtaacacccacatgatggctcacagctctctgtaatcTTTGGTTAAGACAGTTACTGCTGTCATCTAGCCTCCAGGGGTACCAGGGGTCTTCTTTGTTTCTAAAAGagttttctaaaatgtaaatatatccaTGTCCTTCTTGCTCTTTAAATCACATTGGTCTCTGTTGAGATAAAAATTTATGTTTGTAAGGCTTTTTATAATCCATCTTTTGCTTGCTTATCTAGTTACTTCTCTTTGTGCTCCCCCAGCATATTTCTGTGAATTCATGAACATGATGCACATAAATTGTTAGTAGTGCCATATTGACTTTAAACAAGGTTTTTTTGCCTTGTAAAGCTGATTACTCCTGAATTGCTTCTAATTGGGTGACTAACTTATGAGGGACCTCCACCCCAGCTTTTGCCTGTGATGTTATCATTCATACATAAAACTACATCTACTGTTTCCTTTTCTACTGTTCATCCTATAGGCTTTAACTTCCACACACGCCCACAAGTTTTCCCTCACCACAGGTTCTGAGTCAGGTTCCCTTCTCATGTGCTGATTCAGCATTGCTTGCCACTGTCTTCACACTCATCTTGCTCTATACTGATTATTTACTTAGCTGTGTTTCTGTGTTAGCTCCTTCAATTCTGTGAATACAGGAAGTGTGCTTGGTAGATATTAAGTTAAGTAGTTATTACTAAGAGTAGCAGTGAGACACAAGTTCAAACATGCATTTACAGTAGCTATAAGGGGCCCCAAACCAAAACTGAGTGGAATTTGCTCAAGTACAATGATTTAAAAGCAAATCATGTGTTGCCTTAGTTATCCGTGGATCTGTAAGTGGAGGCCAGAGCAATCTGTGTGAGTCTTTAGGTCACCGTGGTGTGGTGCTGGTTCAAAGCTTGGGCTAAAAGCCAGAGAGGGCCACTAGCAGCCGTTCCTCCAAAGACAAATAGGTTGGCACGATCTAGAGGAAGAACTATAGGTGACAAAGCCACATTCACCTAGAATTTCCAGTGACAGTTGGAACAGTCAAATCAAGCTAGACTGTGTGAAAGATGACAAACTGGAGAAGAACTTGCCTTCTGCAGGAGCAGATCCCCAAGCACCATTCATCTCTCAGGTAGTCTGGACTCGGGGTCAGGTGCTCCTTACTATTGCTGGGTATGGGGTTACAGGATGCACAGGCGGAAGAAGAAATCAAGCAAGAGATGAACACACTCCAGCAAAAGCTGAATGAGCAGCAGAGTGTGCTTCAGAGGATTGCTGCCCCTAACATGAAGGCCATGGAAAAGCTGGAAAGTGTCCGAGACAAGTTCCAGGAGACCTCAGATGGTAAGCCTGGcatttctttctgagcctcagaTGAGAACAGAAGACTCAAGGTATGAGAAGGATGTACTGCTATATCCTAGCAGCCCCTTTTTTACATAACTTTACACTTACAACTGTTAAGTGCTCGAAACTGTGGGGGTCATCTACTTGCTTGCTACAGAGCAAATGATGGTGTCAAGAAAGCTGGTAGTGCCCAAGGAAAaaatctgtgtttgtgtgcctaGACTTTGTGCTAGCCAACTCACCAAATACTGATCCTTGTAAGGCCCTGTTCAGGCATTTCTCTCCCTTTGTAGGTCATCACTAGAATTTTCATTTACAGGATTTACAGGTCATTCTTGGCAGGTGTGGTTCTCAACCCTGGCAGAACCCAGGGCACTGAGAGATTATCATTTGCTCTCTTTTTCTGGCAGAATTTGAGGCGGCACGAAAGCGAGCAAAGAAAGCCAAGCAGGCATTTGAACAGATAAAGAAGGAGCGCTTTGACCGATTCAATGCTTGTTTTGAGTCTGTGGCTACCAATATTGATGAGATCTACAAGGCTCTGTCCCGTAACAGCAGTGCCCAGGTAGACTGAAACCCCTTATGCCAGCAACTCCCACCATTCTTAGTTGTTCTTCCCTCTTCCTATCACCATGCTCATCCATGCTTCCAGGTCCTCACCCACTCTGTCTTCCCCTAGGCATTCTTGGGCCCCGAGAATCCTGAAGAGCCCTATTTGGATGGTATCAACTACAACTGTGTAGCTCCTGGCAAACGTTTCCGGCCTATGGACAATTTGTCAGGCGGGGAGAAGACAGTTGCCGCACTGGCCTTGCTTTTTGCCATTCACAGGTAAGGCTTTGCCTCATAAGGCAGTTAGTTGGTGGACAGACTGAGCTGAGGCAGCCAGAGTCTCTGGAGCCCAATGATATGCAGAGATCTGCATAGGTGAAGGTGTTTTAGTATCTAGATTATACCCATTTCTATATCTACTACGGCACATCACTATTGGCCTTGGTGATTGGTTTTTGGGCCTgtcttccccatctcccctcatCCACTCAGCCCATCTTTCTGGTTCCTGCATGTATTTAGTTCCACTTCTAGACTTTTCTTTACATGGTTGCTGGTTAGTAAGTTCTTTCTATACATGTCTAGCTTGACATAcctcttcattctccttcccttcctctgggaAGCCCTCTTTGACCTCTGGTATACCTTGACAACCCCTGCCCCAAGCCAGTAGTGCTTAGATATGACTCCCTACCACGTAATGTTTAGTTATAAAGCATTAGTTCATGAGCATTTCTTGAGTGCTGCTCTGTACAGACCCTGTTGGGAGCTTAGGGTCAGGTGAGTCAGACATGGTCTCTGTCCAAAGGAGCTCACAGACTGACACATAACCAGACAGTAGTGTGCATACATAAAAGAAGGCCACCTAACCTAGGGAGGGTATGATGGGCAGGGAAAAAAACATGAGTAGTGTTTGGGGATAGGAGAggtggcttaatggttaagaatacttgttgcCCTTGTAAAGAATttaggtttggtttccagcacccagatgCTGGCTCAGAAACACCTATAACTTTAATTTCAGGGggtccagtgctctcttctgacttctgtaggcATCAGAcctgcacatggtgcacacatatacattcaagaaaagtactcatacacataaaatattcttttaaagaaaagtctACCACGGAAACCAGCAAGCATTTTAGGCTGAACGAGCAGCATGTATGAAGGAGGCGTGTCATCCTGATATATGTTGGGACATAGTGGACCCTCAGATCGTTTGCTTACTAAGGACAgttcctggaaaagaaaaaaagatttttcatgGTTCTAGGGGGATAGTGGCACCCAGAACCAGATGCAAAGGAGGGAATTCAGAGACTTGGGTTATTTAGTCTCTGAATGTAGTTGGCCTATTCCGACTGTGGGGCTGGCCTACTCTTCTTGCTGCCCTCATTTTTCAATGTTAGCTCACTTATTTATTCCCTCCCAGCTACAAGCCAGCCCCCTTCTTTGTCCTGGATGAGATTGATGCTGCCTTGGATAACACCAACATTGGCAAGGTAGGTGCAAGAAAGGTGTCGCCTGGGAGGGAAGGCCCCAAGTTGAGGCTGGGTTCCAGGAAGCCATTCCTGATTGTGCCCTAGCTATGCCTGCTGCCTAGTCTACATACCAGGAGGATTGGGTCACCCTCATTTGATAATCAGTAGCCTTTTCTTAGTCTCTtttacccccaacccccacctacTTACTTTGACTAAAAAGTGGCAGTGTTGAGTCTTGAGCTCTGCTAAATACCCCTCCCACAGGTGGCAAATTACATCAAGGAGCAGTCAACTTGCAACTTCCAGGCCATTGTTATCTCTCTCAAGGAGGAATTCTACACCAAGGCTGAGAGCCTCATTGGAGTCTATCCTGAGGTAGTGTGGGCTGGGGTGCAGTGGATGGGCAAAGGGTAAAGGGGTGCAAGGGATCAGGTTCTGAGCAGTCATTTGGGTTTGTTGGAGCCTGCCCTGATTGTTTAGCCAGCCCATcctggcagagacagccagacagTGAAGACAGTGAAAAAGGGCAGAGTTTGGCAAAGAAAGAAGGCCCATGGGATTGAATGCTTTCATCCAGAAAGAACCATTGCTGGCCTTGAGCAGATACATTTGGGAGGTAAGCCCCAGCCCCTTGGGTCCCAATGTAGGACCTTTCTTAATTTCTCTcctcacttttttcttccttcagcaaGGAGACTGTGTGATCAGCAAAGTCCTGACCTTCGACCTCACCAAGTATCCAGATGccaaccccaaccccaatgaACAATAGCAGGAATTCTGTCTTCTTGTCTGGATCCCTGAACTGCCCTTCTGTCCATCTTCTCTCCTGGATCTCATCACCCACTATCATGGATTGCCTGGCACCATACCCccttatgtttgtgtgcatgtgtgattgaTTGTGTGCATGTTAATttgtttgcaaaaataaaatactggagACTGGTTTTAAAGGAGCCTAATCTGAATTTGATTCCAAGGAAGTACAGGATAACAGTACACCAGATGGGCAAAAGTACCCAAGACCTCATAGAGTGGCAGTCACTAAACTGCCCTCATTTACTCTGTCATGTACTCTGTCCATCTGACATTTAATGGACACCTTTTATTTGTCTGGCTGTATATTGAAAATGCTGAGTTGAATCAGGGACCATGTCTTTCTGGTAATGAAATGGGCTTGGTTTGTAAATTACTATGATTAGCCAAATATCACAAATACCTTGATAAGAGGATTATCACTTTCATGCTTTGTGGAAAAACTCCGATTTGAGCCAGACCTTGACAAATTGGTAAGATTTAGTCAGGGACTAAGAGTAGAGGATGCTCTGGGGAGAGAAAGTTACAGATCTGGTTCTACTTAGCACTTAACTATTTGTTGCTGGACAAATCATTTGACCTTTCTTTGTCTTGGTTCCCTCATTTATAAGATGGGGCTAGCATTTACCTTCCTCATAGGATTTAATGATATCATACTCTCATTAAAACCTTAGCAACACTCAATGCCAGCCCCTCTAAATACAAATCTTAATGTTCACTTGGGTCTGAAGGGCTTCTGACCCTTGTAAGAGACAAAAAGGGTGGCCATGTCTGGGAGGTGTGGATGCTTGGTTACTGGGGAAAGAGCAGCACAGATGGGGTTTATCTAGTAAATAGAGAGCCTGGGGAGCCCAGTAGCTTCAACATGCGTGATAACTATGTGCTTGGGCCCCAGTCTCGGTTGTCAGGAACTAAGCCTAGGCCACTTGTCAGCCTAGCATGTTCAGGCGTGGTTGAGAACTAACCTCGTTAACTATAATGACTGCTGGGGAAAAGAAGCTGCTGCAGTGGCTTtagcttctgcttttgtttggttgtttttagaAATTAAGTCAGACTGAACATTGTGGGACACAcctttttttcagatttatgttTGTAttatttgcatttgtgtgtgcaaaATATATGTGttcatcagatcccctagagctggagttaatgagctgcctaacatgggtgctgggaacagaactctagTACTGTGGGGGGCAAAGTTTAATCAGGACTGGTTGCTCAATGGTATTTACTGTGCAAGACACTGGCTCCACCATTCACACCAGTACCACAAAAGTACATGGATCCATTCTCTTTAAGAAATTCTATTGTGGTTGATGAGATGTTTaatgggtaaaggcacctgctgcaaACCTGACATCTTAGGTGGGATCTAGGACCCACAtgtgcccatacacacatacaaacatacaaaagcCTAAAAATACTGTTTAAAGACTATGTTATTATAAAGTTTCATTCTATTACCATCAACTCTCCCTCTTCATTTAATCTCTCACTTTCCTGTCTGTCCATTtagcctttgtttttaatgttttacataCATCTTGTATCTAATGAAAATGGTACTTTGAATTATACCGATTTGCCTTCTTTGCCTAACAACGTTTATTATAGTTGCACAGTATTGATCATTGTCTCTAAAATGCTCTGCAGATTGCCATCCTGACAACCACATTTGTCCTACCCGTTTCTCTTATACAGTAACTTCAGTTTTTGTTGTACCGTGTGAAAGTCTTCTGGTTTGTATCTTTGTATTGATTCCCAGAAAAGGAATTATGGACACATGGACTATTTCTATGTTTATTTCTAGTAGACATTTCTAAACTGCCCTCTAGCACTGTTCACTCAATATTTTTCTTGAAGTGATCTGAGGTTTAACTGTCTACATATTGCATCTCAAGTAGCCTGAAATCACAGGCTTAATGTGATAATTGTGTTTTCTAATACATGTTAAAGGTCATGACTAAGCAGGCTTATATTCACCCAAAGATACACACCACCCTTGGCCCCTGTGCCATCATTTGGCAAATGCTGCCGGCGTTTGAGGCTCAGACTCAGTTTTAATCCTAGCTATAGAAACTTAGACAAGTTCCTTAggaacctcagtttcttcatttttaaaaagatgataaaATGCCTACTTgcagccctgagaggaa
It encodes the following:
- the LOC116888864 gene encoding structural maintenance of chromosomes protein 1A-like, whose translation is MGLQDAQAEEEIKQEMNTLQQKLNEQQSVLQRIAAPNMKAMEKLESVRDKFQETSDEFEAARKRAKKAKQAFEQIKKERFDRFNACFESVATNIDEIYKALSRNSSAQAFLGPENPEEPYLDGINYNCVAPGKRFRPMDNLSGGEKTVAALALLFAIHSYKPAPFFVLDEIDAALDNTNIGKVANYIKEQSTCNFQAIVISLKEEFYTKAESLIGVYPEQGDCVISKVLTFDLTKYPDANPNPNEQ